From a single Bacillus gobiensis genomic region:
- a CDS encoding D-2-hydroxyacid dehydrogenase, producing MKTRQPKIVVYSPNQAKDYENMIRKQGYTNVFSASSPAEVKEIIADTEILLCWKFPLHLLSETDSIKWIQSLGAGVDDLVSSPHVSKQSQLTRIVDQFGVPIAEYVFSYFLHFNQRITAIQSAQKEKKWAPFEPELLSGKTIGIAGLGSIGGEMIRKARAFDMKIHGLSVSGKQAQFVDKHFHPDEWREFVKELDYLVLVLPFTENTYHVVNRDILLAMKPSAYLVNVGRGQVVAEDDLIDVLKSGHLRGAVLDVFEHEPLSEESPLWEMPNVYVTPHLSGISTPSRVGHFFLENLKRYINEEELAGIVDRNSGY from the coding sequence ATGAAGACAAGACAGCCAAAAATTGTCGTTTACAGCCCGAATCAAGCAAAAGACTATGAGAATATGATCAGAAAACAAGGGTATACCAATGTTTTTTCTGCATCGAGTCCGGCAGAAGTAAAAGAGATCATAGCAGATACAGAGATATTACTATGCTGGAAGTTTCCTTTGCATTTGCTTTCGGAAACAGACTCTATAAAATGGATTCAATCGCTGGGAGCAGGTGTTGATGATTTGGTCAGTTCACCACATGTTTCAAAGCAATCACAGCTTACACGGATTGTCGATCAATTCGGCGTGCCGATTGCCGAATACGTGTTTAGTTATTTTCTCCATTTCAATCAACGCATCACAGCCATCCAATCGGCTCAAAAGGAGAAAAAATGGGCTCCGTTTGAACCAGAGCTTTTATCAGGAAAAACGATTGGAATTGCCGGCTTAGGTTCGATAGGCGGGGAAATGATCAGGAAAGCACGCGCTTTTGATATGAAGATTCACGGTTTAAGCGTTAGCGGTAAGCAAGCACAGTTTGTTGACAAGCATTTTCATCCGGATGAGTGGCGTGAGTTTGTCAAAGAGCTTGATTATCTTGTTTTAGTGCTTCCTTTTACAGAAAATACTTATCACGTTGTCAATCGAGATATTCTTTTAGCGATGAAGCCTTCCGCTTATCTAGTCAATGTCGGAAGAGGGCAAGTGGTGGCCGAAGATGATCTGATCGATGTGTTGAAGTCAGGACATCTGCGCGGCGCCGTATTGGATGTGTTTGAGCATGAACCGCTTTCAGAAGAAAGTCCGCTTTGGGAAATGCCGAATGTTTATGTCACGCCTCATCTTTCAGGAATAAGCACTCCGTCGAGGGTCGGACATTTTTTTCTTGAAAATCTAAAGAGATATATAAATGAGGAAGAGCTTGCAGGGATTGTGGACCGGAATTCAGGATATTAA
- a CDS encoding haloacid dehalogenase type II: MPAPKAITFDCFGTLIDWESEVQRCFTDILEKHNVFDVDIIALQRRWEAIQFEYIQEQYRPYKEVLKNTLQMTFQENNLPFNEDDAARFSESMGTWQLFEDTKDALLELKKYTKIALITNTDDAIIQETVKQLGVEFDEIITAEQAGAYKPSHKGFHLALERLGLEKSEILHTGFGFKYDVVPATELGIESCWVNRYGEVRPADVEETYLVGDMKTFALLIKGMAAE; this comes from the coding sequence ATGCCAGCGCCAAAAGCAATTACGTTTGATTGTTTCGGTACACTGATTGATTGGGAAAGTGAAGTTCAAAGGTGTTTTACAGATATTCTTGAAAAGCACAACGTTTTTGATGTCGATATTATCGCACTGCAACGACGGTGGGAAGCAATTCAATTCGAGTACATTCAAGAACAGTACCGCCCCTATAAAGAAGTCCTGAAAAACACGCTGCAGATGACCTTTCAAGAGAATAATCTGCCATTTAACGAGGATGATGCTGCCCGATTTTCTGAATCAATGGGAACATGGCAGCTCTTCGAGGATACGAAAGACGCCTTGCTGGAATTAAAGAAATACACAAAAATCGCACTCATTACAAATACTGATGATGCGATTATCCAAGAAACTGTAAAACAACTCGGTGTTGAATTTGACGAAATCATCACCGCCGAGCAAGCGGGAGCCTATAAACCGAGTCATAAAGGATTTCATCTTGCCCTCGAACGTTTAGGCCTGGAAAAATCAGAAATTCTTCATACCGGATTTGGCTTCAAATATGATGTTGTGCCAGCCACAGAACTAGGGATCGAGTCTTGCTGGGTAAACCGCTATGGCGAGGTCCGGCCGGCGGATGTCGAAGAAACATATCTGGTCGGCGACATGAAAACCTTTGCTTTACTGATCAAAGGGATGGCAGCGGAGTAA
- a CDS encoding DinB family protein — protein MMKRPEISEYNEYYEKYISLVPDGDILQILDDQMKETIRLLQDLTEAEGQFRYSPEKWSLKEVLGHIADTERVMGYRLLTFGRGETASLPGYDIDGYVSNAVFDEQPVQDLLDNLHSVRQSTLQLLESFTEEAWLRGGIASNFEVTVRALVYIVAGHELHHRQIIQERYLK, from the coding sequence ATGATGAAACGTCCAGAAATCAGTGAATATAATGAGTACTATGAAAAATACATAAGCTTAGTACCGGATGGGGATATCTTGCAAATATTAGACGACCAAATGAAAGAAACGATTCGCTTGTTACAAGATTTGACTGAAGCAGAGGGGCAATTTCGATACTCACCTGAAAAATGGAGCTTGAAAGAAGTTCTTGGCCATATTGCAGACACCGAGCGTGTGATGGGATACCGGCTTCTCACCTTTGGCCGCGGCGAGACTGCTTCACTTCCTGGATATGATATTGATGGATATGTTTCCAACGCTGTATTTGATGAACAGCCGGTGCAAGATCTTCTTGACAATTTACATTCTGTCCGACAATCTACATTGCAATTACTGGAGAGTTTCACTGAAGAAGCTTGGCTGCGGGGCGGTATCGCAAGCAACTTTGAGGTTACTGTCCGTGCCCTTGTATATATCGTAGCCGGCCACGAGCTCCACCATCGTCAAATCATCCAAGAACGCTATTTAAAATAG
- the tatC gene encoding twin-arginine translocase subunit TatC, translated as MNDQEIELTEHLAELRKRLIYVLGCFLGFLALSFLFVEQIYNYLVKDLEFKLALLGPGDVLWIYFKLSAVSSIAFTIPVAAFHIWRFVLPALKEHEKKATFVLIPALFFLFISGISFGYFFVFPTCLSFMQTLAGNEFQPFYTSEKYFSFMLNLTVPFGVLFELPVVILFLTSIGILNPNTLRKTRKISYFLIAVASVFLTPPDFISDILVLIPLIFLYEISISLSAFIYRKKLKKLELLDSNTSSEI; from the coding sequence ATGAATGATCAGGAAATTGAATTAACCGAGCATTTGGCAGAATTAAGAAAAAGACTGATTTATGTCCTTGGCTGCTTTTTAGGTTTTCTTGCGTTATCTTTTTTATTTGTCGAGCAAATTTATAATTATCTGGTTAAGGACTTGGAATTTAAACTTGCTTTACTTGGTCCTGGAGATGTTTTATGGATATATTTTAAGCTATCAGCTGTAAGCTCGATTGCTTTTACGATTCCTGTAGCTGCTTTTCATATTTGGCGGTTTGTTTTACCTGCTCTTAAAGAACATGAAAAAAAGGCGACCTTTGTATTAATACCTGCTTTGTTTTTCCTTTTTATTTCCGGAATTTCATTTGGCTATTTCTTTGTGTTTCCCACTTGTCTTTCCTTTATGCAAACGTTGGCAGGAAATGAATTTCAGCCATTTTACACGTCGGAAAAGTACTTTAGCTTTATGCTTAACTTAACTGTCCCATTTGGCGTTTTATTTGAACTGCCGGTTGTGATTCTTTTTTTAACCTCGATCGGAATTTTGAATCCGAATACGTTAAGGAAAACGAGAAAAATTTCTTATTTTCTCATTGCAGTCGCATCAGTTTTCTTGACACCGCCAGACTTCATTTCTGACATTCTTGTTTTAATACCACTTATCTTTCTTTATGAGATTAGTATCAGTTTATCTGCATTTATCTACCGAAAAAAATTGAAGAAACTAGAGCTGCTAGATTCGAATACTTCATCGGAAATTTAG
- a CDS encoding nuclease-related domain-containing protein, with product MKLLKEELIQSIPSNLHWQKSDPNVWQDFAEQSLDYYFSQLPKKNYYILHDVRIQRNHFFQLDTLILTTRFLIHLEVKNISGTLYFDRSFNQLIRTYDGKEQAFPDPLLQAKRQQKHLQSWVAENQFPAMPILPLIVISHPSTIIKSEVGGSMQKVIHAAALLDKIEQLEQKYQKEILQIKDLKKMSRLLIKQHTPSNPDILKTFQINEKEIKTGVHCPKCSFLPLEKSKKGWYCPACMDYDKHAHIETLKDYAYLIGPTITNQQAREFLQVDSRSIVTRLLTALNLQYTGNLKSRKYTLPLEFYE from the coding sequence TTGAAGCTATTAAAAGAAGAATTGATTCAAAGCATTCCAAGCAACCTGCATTGGCAGAAGAGCGATCCAAACGTTTGGCAGGATTTCGCGGAGCAGTCGCTCGATTATTATTTCTCCCAGCTGCCGAAGAAGAATTATTATATTCTCCACGATGTTAGAATTCAACGAAATCATTTCTTTCAATTGGATACTCTGATTTTAACAACTCGTTTCCTGATCCATCTTGAAGTGAAAAACATCTCCGGTACGCTTTACTTTGATCGATCCTTCAACCAGCTGATCCGCACCTATGACGGAAAGGAACAGGCATTTCCAGATCCATTGCTGCAGGCGAAACGACAGCAGAAGCACCTTCAATCATGGGTCGCAGAAAACCAATTTCCCGCAATGCCGATACTTCCTTTAATCGTAATCAGCCATCCCTCGACCATCATAAAATCGGAAGTCGGGGGCAGTATGCAAAAAGTCATTCACGCGGCAGCTCTTCTCGATAAAATCGAACAGCTGGAACAAAAATATCAGAAAGAAATACTACAGATAAAGGATCTTAAGAAAATGTCCCGACTTTTAATCAAACAGCACACACCATCAAATCCGGACATTTTGAAAACCTTTCAAATTAATGAAAAAGAAATAAAGACAGGAGTCCACTGCCCAAAATGTTCGTTTCTACCATTGGAAAAAAGCAAAAAAGGCTGGTACTGCCCAGCTTGCATGGACTATGACAAACATGCCCACATCGAGACTTTGAAGGATTACGCCTATCTAATAGGACCAACCATAACGAACCAGCAGGCAAGAGAATTTTTGCAGGTGGATTCTCGATCAATCGTAACGAGACTGCTGACAGCATTAAATCTACAATATACAGGGAACTTGAAAAGCCGAAAGTATACACTACCATTAGAATTTTATGAGTGA
- a CDS encoding response regulator aspartate phosphatase, with the protein MGQVISSSKVGIKIYEWYRMIRQFSVPDAEILKTEVEQEISELENEQEVLMYYQLMAFRHQLMLDYIEPTNKYGDRPTTFELLEKIETSQKKLSGILQFYSFFFRGMYEYEKKEYVEAIGYYLKAEKQLPFVTDEIEKAEFHYKVGESFYMMKQTHVSMHHILQALKIFDKIELYKIRKIQCLFMIAGNYDDLKYFEKSRPHLKNALKLSQELENDKLICSTLYNTANNYSRERDYVKAIEFFNKAAKLSRSHKPDIHSRILFGLSWAFLKTSEIEKGKTIIQEGLEDLEQNPDYLLELLYEFLNSLYIETAKPEKIYEIFSTLEEKKLFAYIEECAYSSAILFESQNDYESSTRFLLKMVEAQRQIQRGECIYDY; encoded by the coding sequence GTGGGTCAAGTCATTTCTTCTTCAAAAGTCGGCATTAAAATTTATGAATGGTACAGGATGATCCGTCAATTTAGTGTGCCAGATGCGGAGATTTTAAAAACGGAAGTTGAGCAGGAAATAAGTGAATTGGAGAACGAACAAGAAGTATTGATGTACTATCAGCTTATGGCTTTCCGTCACCAGCTAATGTTAGATTACATAGAACCAACAAATAAGTACGGCGACCGGCCGACTACATTTGAGCTTTTAGAGAAAATAGAAACCTCACAGAAAAAACTATCAGGCATCCTCCAGTTTTATTCCTTCTTTTTCCGTGGTATGTATGAATATGAAAAAAAAGAATATGTTGAAGCGATTGGATATTACTTAAAGGCAGAAAAACAGCTACCATTTGTAACTGATGAAATTGAGAAAGCTGAATTTCATTATAAAGTTGGAGAGTCTTTTTATATGATGAAACAAACGCATGTATCCATGCATCACATTTTACAAGCTTTAAAAATATTTGATAAAATCGAGCTTTATAAAATTCGTAAAATTCAGTGTTTGTTTATGATTGCAGGTAATTATGATGATCTAAAATATTTTGAAAAGTCTCGTCCCCATTTAAAAAATGCTTTAAAGCTTTCTCAAGAACTAGAAAATGACAAGCTAATCTGCTCAACTTTATATAATACTGCTAATAACTATTCAAGAGAAAGAGACTATGTAAAGGCTATTGAATTTTTTAACAAAGCGGCTAAATTAAGTAGGTCACATAAACCGGATATTCATTCACGTATCTTGTTTGGCTTAAGTTGGGCATTTTTAAAAACCAGCGAAATTGAGAAAGGAAAAACAATAATTCAAGAAGGATTGGAGGATTTAGAGCAAAATCCTGATTATCTACTTGAACTGTTATATGAATTTTTAAATTCCTTATATATTGAAACAGCTAAACCGGAGAAAATATATGAGATTTTTAGTACACTAGAAGAAAAGAAACTTTTCGCTTATATTGAAGAATGTGCATATAGTTCGGCAATTTTATTCGAAAGTCAAAATGATTACGAAAGCTCCACAAGATTTCTTCTCAAAATGGTAGAGGCACAAAGACAAATTCAAAGAGGAGAATGTATCTATGATTACTAA
- a CDS encoding amino acid permease, which produces MRGSLFRKKGIEDMLASVSKGNTLKKELGTFDLTMLGIGAIIGTGIFVLTGTGATTAGPGLIVSFIIAGLACLFAALAYAEFASTVPISGSAYTYTYATMGELLAFIIGWDLILEYLLAVSSVSVGWSGYFQSFLKGIGLELPVGLTAAPGAVKGATTYFNLPAFLIVMLITILLYVGVKASKRVNNIMVIVKVAVVLFFVVMAFTYVKPDNWTPFLPFGFNGVFAAAAIVFFAFIGFDAVASAAEETKNPKKNLPRGIVLSLLICTLLYVVVTGIMTGVVPFAQFEGVTNPVSSVLEVAGQNWAAAIIDIGAILGMTTVMLVMLYGQTRVMFAMSRDGLVPSILSKVHPKHGTPYISTWFFGITAALLGGFVPLDELASLVNIGTLSAFVLISIAVIVLRYTRPDLPRAFRCPAVPVIPALAVVFCVFLIYNLGSVTFIRFLIWLVIGLIVYFLYGRKHSKLNEY; this is translated from the coding sequence ATGAGAGGCAGTTTGTTTAGAAAAAAAGGGATTGAGGACATGCTTGCATCTGTGTCAAAAGGAAATACCCTGAAAAAAGAACTAGGGACTTTTGATCTGACGATGCTCGGGATAGGCGCTATTATAGGGACCGGAATTTTTGTGTTGACCGGTACCGGTGCGACCACAGCAGGACCAGGACTAATCGTATCATTTATTATTGCTGGATTGGCTTGTTTATTCGCGGCGTTGGCGTATGCTGAATTTGCTTCGACCGTACCTATATCCGGTTCAGCCTATACGTATACATATGCAACAATGGGAGAGCTGTTGGCTTTTATTATCGGATGGGACTTAATTCTTGAATATTTGCTTGCAGTAAGTTCTGTTTCAGTCGGATGGTCTGGGTATTTTCAATCCTTCTTAAAAGGAATCGGGTTGGAGCTCCCCGTTGGATTAACTGCTGCACCTGGGGCGGTGAAAGGTGCGACTACGTATTTTAACCTTCCTGCTTTTTTAATCGTCATGCTGATTACAATATTATTATACGTAGGTGTTAAAGCATCGAAACGTGTGAACAACATTATGGTTATTGTGAAAGTAGCCGTTGTCTTATTTTTTGTTGTAATGGCTTTTACGTACGTCAAGCCTGATAATTGGACACCATTTTTGCCGTTTGGCTTTAATGGGGTATTTGCAGCAGCGGCAATTGTGTTCTTTGCTTTCATCGGATTTGATGCAGTTGCTTCTGCTGCAGAAGAAACAAAAAACCCGAAGAAAAACCTCCCGCGCGGAATTGTTTTGTCGTTGCTGATCTGTACATTGTTATATGTCGTAGTAACTGGGATTATGACAGGAGTTGTACCGTTTGCTCAATTCGAAGGGGTAACGAATCCTGTATCGAGTGTGCTTGAGGTGGCCGGCCAGAACTGGGCAGCAGCTATTATTGATATTGGCGCTATTCTTGGAATGACAACGGTTATGCTCGTCATGCTTTATGGGCAAACGAGAGTCATGTTTGCGATGTCTCGCGATGGATTGGTTCCTTCTATACTATCAAAAGTACATCCTAAGCATGGAACCCCGTATATTTCTACTTGGTTTTTTGGAATCACAGCTGCATTACTTGGCGGATTTGTTCCGCTTGACGAATTGGCGAGTCTTGTGAACATTGGTACGCTGTCTGCATTTGTCTTAATAAGCATTGCTGTGATCGTGTTAAGATATACCCGCCCGGATCTTCCAAGAGCATTCAGGTGTCCGGCAGTCCCGGTTATTCCAGCTCTTGCTGTCGTGTTTTGCGTATTTCTGATTTATAATCTCGGATCAGTCACCTTCATCCGTTTCTTAATTTGGTTGGTAATTGGATTGATTGTTTACTTTTTATATGGGAGAAAGCATTCGAAGTTGAACGAATACTAA
- a CDS encoding response regulator aspartate phosphatase, with amino-acid sequence MIKRSAESVATMLNEWYSYIRKNKVEEAEILKNEIFSILDEMEENQDVLLYYSLLDFRHQIMLSYLKPESAGDVNNRLKQLEDKKDELTGLLDYYFYLFKGMYHLKQRDYLTAIGCYKNAETKLKEVKDEIERAEFHLKIAEAYYYMQQTPFSMNYAMQALEIFKQYDLYTIKRVQCRFIIGGNLIDVLNYDKAKEFFREALLETKSLKEKDLHLQATAYFNLGLCSFYENDYENALENYLFAADIYEEQTSFFLPKVFLNLMRVRIKQNQFKEAENLYEKGIDYAIRLKDEECHAKFMLFKATYLQYDEQLIIESFQYFESKNLFSDLEELSLDVANYYTENQNFDKANSYYRKAIFARQQIQKGECHYEI; translated from the coding sequence ATGATAAAACGATCAGCCGAAAGTGTCGCTACCATGCTAAATGAATGGTACAGCTACATCCGCAAAAATAAGGTCGAAGAAGCCGAGATTTTAAAGAATGAGATTTTCTCCATTTTAGATGAGATGGAAGAAAATCAAGACGTGCTTCTTTATTATTCTTTGCTGGACTTCCGTCATCAAATTATGTTGAGCTATTTAAAACCTGAGTCAGCCGGAGATGTAAACAATCGGCTGAAGCAGCTTGAAGATAAAAAAGACGAGCTAACCGGATTGCTGGATTACTATTTTTATCTTTTTAAAGGGATGTATCACCTGAAACAACGGGATTATTTAACTGCAATCGGCTGTTATAAAAATGCGGAAACCAAGCTAAAAGAAGTAAAAGACGAAATTGAACGAGCGGAATTCCATCTCAAAATTGCCGAAGCTTACTATTACATGCAGCAAACTCCTTTTTCAATGAACTACGCCATGCAAGCTCTTGAAATCTTCAAACAATATGATCTTTATACCATCAAAAGAGTCCAATGCCGATTTATTATTGGAGGGAATCTGATCGATGTGCTGAATTATGACAAAGCGAAGGAATTCTTTCGCGAAGCCCTATTGGAGACAAAAAGCCTCAAAGAAAAAGATCTTCATTTGCAGGCAACGGCTTATTTTAATTTGGGCCTTTGCAGTTTTTATGAAAATGATTACGAGAACGCATTAGAGAATTATTTATTTGCAGCAGATATTTACGAAGAACAAACCTCATTTTTTCTGCCAAAGGTGTTTCTCAATTTAATGCGGGTCCGAATCAAACAAAATCAGTTTAAGGAAGCTGAAAATCTGTACGAAAAAGGGATAGACTATGCCATTCGCCTAAAGGACGAGGAATGCCACGCTAAGTTTATGCTTTTTAAGGCGACTTATCTTCAATACGATGAGCAATTAATTATAGAATCTTTTCAATACTTCGAATCGAAAAATTTATTTTCAGATTTAGAGGAATTGTCACTTGATGTAGCCAATTACTACACTGAAAATCAAAATTTCGACAAAGCAAATTCTTACTACCGAAAAGCAATCTTCGCCAGACAACAAATTCAAAAAGGAGAATGTCATTATGAGATTTAA
- a CDS encoding twin-arginine translocation signal domain-containing protein, which produces MPEKKLSRRKFLGYLGAGIATVAAVNLPIKAFAEITDPQTPPDSDPTELPNDPGTWGDAVSEIEKELPQDPNVLLIDVEEIYKRNM; this is translated from the coding sequence ATGCCGGAAAAAAAGTTAAGCAGACGTAAATTTTTAGGATATTTAGGAGCTGGTATAGCAACCGTTGCCGCTGTCAACTTGCCGATTAAAGCCTTTGCAGAAATTACCGATCCACAAACACCGCCGGATAGTGATCCGACGGAATTGCCGAACGATCCTGGAACATGGGGAGATGCCGTCTCAGAAATAGAGAAGGAGCTTCCGCAGGATCCGAATGTTCTGCTAATTGACGTTGAAGAAATATACAAACGAAATATGTAA
- a CDS encoding peptidoglycan-binding protein, translating into MSLRVDLISTAASQIGYVEGSNNNTKFGTWFGLNNEPWCAIFVSWCVAQSGIKSVYNGGRPLFAHSAAVREHRWFHEYYGEYFSKSTFLDVIQNNPLRATGSLIFFSGDSHIGIVERLNLEEKTVVTIEGNTYLPSRGEDYQGVFRRYRNLSDSKIVGFALVYYEEYEGTTSPPKVKPVPPPYGNSGGGEVPVSFPGSRYFYIGANNNYVTLLGKMLIKAGYGSYYQVGAGPRFTESDRSACAAFQRAQGWSGSSADGIPGPTTWERLTSIYYGSGGSGDDTSWPPAFPGTQYFQSGASNQYVTALGVQLVKVGFGRHYSVGPGPTWGEADRLNCKEFQEAQGWTGSDADGYPGPSTWQRLFDIVGSSPNVSVFPGSHFFGPGSNNEYVTAMGKQLIKKGYQQYYSVGAGPKWSDSDRQACAAFQRAQGWTGSDADGYPGPSTWQRLFA; encoded by the coding sequence ATGTCTCTTCGAGTAGATTTGATCAGTACAGCTGCATCCCAAATTGGTTACGTAGAAGGATCAAATAATAATACGAAGTTTGGAACTTGGTTTGGTCTAAATAATGAGCCATGGTGTGCAATTTTTGTCAGCTGGTGTGTTGCCCAATCAGGAATTAAAAGCGTTTATAATGGAGGGCGGCCGCTTTTCGCGCATAGCGCAGCTGTCCGGGAACATCGATGGTTTCATGAGTATTATGGAGAATATTTTTCTAAGTCAACTTTTCTAGATGTCATTCAAAACAATCCTTTACGTGCAACAGGCAGTCTGATCTTTTTCAGCGGTGACTCTCATATTGGTATCGTAGAACGCTTGAATCTAGAGGAGAAAACAGTGGTAACGATTGAAGGAAATACGTACCTTCCCTCTAGAGGAGAAGACTATCAAGGTGTGTTTCGCCGATATCGCAATCTGTCAGATTCGAAAATAGTTGGATTTGCGCTGGTTTACTATGAAGAATATGAAGGCACCACTTCTCCGCCAAAAGTTAAACCTGTTCCGCCTCCATACGGTAACAGCGGGGGAGGGGAAGTTCCAGTTAGCTTCCCGGGATCAAGGTATTTTTATATTGGAGCGAACAACAACTATGTCACTCTGTTAGGCAAGATGCTGATAAAAGCCGGTTATGGCAGCTACTATCAAGTTGGAGCAGGACCTCGTTTTACAGAAAGCGATCGCAGCGCCTGTGCAGCTTTCCAAAGGGCTCAAGGGTGGAGCGGCAGTAGTGCTGACGGAATTCCCGGACCTACTACTTGGGAACGCCTTACTTCTATCTACTATGGCAGCGGCGGAAGTGGAGATGATACCAGCTGGCCGCCGGCATTTCCAGGGACTCAATATTTTCAATCAGGTGCTTCGAATCAATACGTGACTGCGTTGGGCGTACAATTAGTAAAAGTCGGATTCGGCCGACATTATTCCGTTGGGCCTGGTCCGACATGGGGAGAAGCTGACAGGCTGAACTGCAAAGAGTTTCAAGAGGCACAAGGATGGACAGGCAGTGATGCTGATGGGTATCCTGGTCCGTCTACTTGGCAGCGGCTGTTTGATATCGTAGGCAGCTCGCCAAACGTGTCTGTATTTCCAGGCAGCCATTTCTTCGGTCCCGGTTCAAACAATGAATACGTTACAGCAATGGGGAAACAGTTAATTAAAAAAGGCTACCAACAATATTATTCTGTTGGTGCAGGTCCGAAATGGAGCGACTCTGACCGTCAAGCATGTGCGGCTTTTCAACGTGCGCAAGGATGGACAGGCAGTGACGCTGATGGATATCCAGGTCCTAGTACATGGCAAAGGCTTTTTGCATAA
- the tatA gene encoding twin-arginine translocase TatA/TatE family subunit, giving the protein MPNVGIPGLILILVIALIIFGPSKLPEIGRAFGNTLKEFKNATKDLVSSDSKKEDKNS; this is encoded by the coding sequence ATGCCAAATGTTGGAATCCCTGGACTGATTCTTATATTAGTTATTGCGCTTATTATTTTTGGACCGTCAAAATTGCCGGAAATCGGACGCGCTTTCGGTAATACTCTAAAAGAATTTAAGAATGCCACCAAAGATTTAGTCTCGTCAGATTCGAAAAAAGAGGATAAAAATTCTTAA
- a CDS encoding DUF1643 domain-containing protein: protein MVEIHQNMAMLAVLSDNHKYRYYYEKTWNKYRPCACVILLHPSLDDVLKSDKTVTSLTNYFIDQHYDKFIVVNLFAYMTSDSSELKKSEQSYEQVNRSYFEKACAGSDMIFIGWGSDTKKFVSAKRDAEEILRPLQKQAEMLRRRPGEVSAPST from the coding sequence ATGGTTGAAATTCATCAAAATATGGCCATGCTCGCAGTATTATCAGACAACCATAAATACCGGTACTATTACGAGAAAACATGGAATAAATACAGACCTTGTGCTTGCGTCATTTTGCTGCATCCGAGCCTCGATGATGTCTTAAAAAGCGATAAAACCGTCACGAGCTTGACGAATTATTTTATCGATCAGCATTATGACAAATTTATCGTCGTTAATTTGTTCGCCTATATGACTTCTGATTCAAGCGAGCTAAAGAAAAGCGAGCAGAGCTACGAACAAGTAAATCGATCCTATTTCGAGAAAGCATGCGCCGGATCCGATATGATTTTTATCGGCTGGGGCAGCGATACGAAGAAATTTGTCTCTGCAAAAAGAGACGCTGAAGAAATCCTTCGTCCCCTACAAAAGCAAGCTGAAATGCTTCGTAGACGACCGGGGGAAGTTTCCGCGCCATCCACGTGA
- a CDS encoding YciI family protein, translating to MNYYAAILFMEKPELNQTYRADHLEYLQKLSDEGKVFKKGAFADGAGGMVIYQAESLEEAKELAEADPYITKGVRRLELHEWRI from the coding sequence ATGAACTATTATGCGGCGATTCTTTTTATGGAAAAACCGGAATTAAATCAGACCTACAGAGCTGATCATCTAGAATACTTGCAAAAGCTAAGTGATGAAGGAAAGGTTTTCAAAAAAGGGGCATTTGCCGATGGAGCAGGCGGCATGGTGATTTACCAGGCAGAGTCACTTGAGGAAGCAAAAGAATTGGCGGAAGCCGACCCTTACATAACCAAAGGAGTCAGACGGCTGGAGCTTCATGAGTGGAGGATATAA